CATGTTGCGCAGGTGGGGAACCTTGGGGAACAGCGGCTCCGCGTCGAAGGACGAGCGGCCATCCGTCCCGAAGAAGCCGGCGAAGAGGCCCTTCTCGGGGTTGGCATGGGGATCCAACCGATGGCAGGACTCGCACGGGCCCTGGAAGAAGCTCGTGGTGTTCACGAAGAAGTCCTTGCCCGCCTGCTGCGCCGGAGTGAGTGAGTTGTCGAGGTTCCGGATCGGGTTCGGCGGGTACATCACCTGGAGGATGAAGTCCGAGAACTTCTGCATCTCCCCGGGGGTGAGCTGCGCGTTGCGCCCGAGCAGATCCATGAAGGCCGGGTTGAACTGCTTGAAGGCCGCGACCTCGTCGTACGCCCCACTGTCCGGCTGCGCGGTCGGCGCCTCGTTGGCGGCCGTCCGGTCTCCACGCCAGTGCATCGGGCCGTGGTTCGCCATGCCGCGCAGGCTCTGGGTCGACAGCGGACCCTTCAACGGGTGGAAGCGCGTGTCCTGACCGAAGGTGGGATCCGTGCCGAACTCGGGCAGCACCGGGACGACGGGGTTCAGGTTCGCCTTGACCGCGGCGTCCGGGTTGCCCAGGTCCCACGTCAGGCTGTCGAAGTCACCGAAGATGTGGCAGCTCGCGCAGGACGAGTCGCCGTGGCTCGAGCTCTTCCGCGCGTCGTAGAGGAACGGGCGCCCCGCCACCACGCTGGCCGGCTCGGGGTTGTACATCGGCAGGTGTCCGATCTCCTGGCGCGTGGTGGTGTCGACGACGGAGATCGCGTTGTCGAAGCGCGTCAGCACGTACATGCGCCCGCACGACTCGTCCAGCACCATCCCCGTCGGGCCACCGCCGCTCAGGAGGATCTGGTTCGCCGTGCTCGGCACGAAGGTATCGGCCTCGAGCGCGGCGGTCGGGTAGACGCCGATCTTCGAGGAGCCGAACGCGGCCACGTACAGGGTGGAACCGTTGGAGCTCACCGCCATGCCCATCGGCTGCGCGAGGCTCTTCTCGTTCTCCGGGTTGGGGATCGGCGCGCAGCAGACGTTGTAGTTGATGTGCTTGTTGAGGTGCCGAGGGGCGACACCCGCGGAGCTCAGCACGCTGATGCGGCTCTCGTGCAGGTGCCCGCGCAGGGAGCTGCCGGCGAAGAGGCCCGGCCCCTCGAAGCGCAGGTCGTTCCGGGCCTCGGTGTTGCTGACGTACACCTTCCCGCTGACCGGGTTGACGGCCATGTTGAACAGGATGGTGCCGACGCCCGAGTAGAAGCCGGCCGGGCCCGAGAGCTGCGCCGGCGGGTTGGCGGTGGCATCGATGACGAACACGTCCTTGTCCGGCAGGGAGAAGCGCACCTTGTCCGTCCACGGGCGGTTGAGCACGTCCACCCAGTCCTGGCCGTTGAACTTGACGATGACGGAGACCTCGGTGCCCGGCACGCCCTCGAAGTTGGTGTTCGGTCCGGGGACGCCGCCCACCGCCTCGCCCCCATTGGGCACGAGGGACTCGTGGATGACGGTGGTGCGATTGCCCGAGTGGAACGCGGCCGCGTAGACGCGCGAGCCGTCGGGCGTCACCGCGAGCGCGCGGGGGGTATCACTGAAGAGGCTGACGATCGTCAGGGGGGCGCCACCGAGCGAGGTGCCCAGGACGTTGGCATCGAAGACCCAGACGTCGGCCCGGCCGATGCCCGGCGTGGTGAGCTGCGGATCGAAGGGAGCGTTCTGTCCACGGTGGGCGGCGGTGATGAAGGCGCGGCTCTTCCCGGGCCCGGCGAAGACGATGTCACGCGGCTCGTCGCCCACGAGCAGGGTCCGCACCACGGCGCCTCCCGTCCCCAGGGCGTTGAGTCGCACGACGCTCACGCTGTCGGACAGGTGATTGACGACCCAGACCTCCTCGTCGCTCCGCGCCGCGACCGCGACGGGCTCGAGCCCCACGGGCACCGAGGCGCGGTGGGTGAGGTTTCCGGCTTGGATCTGGAAGATCTCCAGGCGGTTGTCCGGGGTGTTGACGGCGTAGAGGAACCTGCCACTGGGCGAGAGCGCGAGAGGACGGACCTGCCCGCTCTCGAAGAGGGTGAACGCCTCCGCGGACGCCTCGCGGCCCGCCGCCAGGCCCGCGAGCAGCACCGCGGTGAGGACGGCTCTCCAACTGTTCCGGCCAGACGCCGGGCTCCTGGTTCTCATGAGCTCTCCACGCGAGATCGAACGTCGTGCTCGCGGCTTCCAAGAAAACAACTATACGAGAATCTTGTATCTACACGGTACGCGATGTAAATACTGGGGACTTCTCAACGAAGGAAGCCCATCCCCGAGGAGACGGCCCGGAGTCAAGGTCCGGCACGTCTCCGCGGGGATGGGCTCACCGAGGGTCCATCAGGATGTCCAGGTACGCCGCCTCGTTGACGACGGCGTCCCGCGCGTTCGACCGGAGGCTACCCGTTCTGCGGCGGTCCGCTCATCGCGGCCGCGGCGCGGCGCGCCATCTCCTTCGGAGTGATGTCCTCCTTGTGGGTCGCGAGCTGCCACTGATGGCCGAAGGGATCGATGACGGTCCCGTAACGGTCGCCCCAGAACATGTCGGAGACGGGCATCGAGACCTTCGCACCCGCGGCCACCGCCTGGTTGAACAGCGCATCCACGTCCCGCGTGTAGATCATCAGGCTCGACGAGGTGCCGCCCACGGACTCGGGCGACTTGGCCCCCATGTTGGGGAACTCGTCTCCGAGCATCACGATGGAATCGCCGATCTTGATCTCCGCGTGCAGGACCTTGCCGTCCGGTCCATTCATCCGGCTCAGATCCTTCGCGCCGAACGCCTTCTTGTAGAACTCGATCGCCTGCGCCGCGCCGCGCACCACGAGGCTCGGCGTGATCACATGGTAGCCCTTGGGAATCGGCTGCACCTTCGCGCGGCGCTTCACCGGCGCCTTGCTGGCCACCTTCTTCGCCACCTTCTTGGCCACCGTCCGAATCCGCTCCGCTGCCTTGCTGGTCTTCTTCGTCGCCATGGTTCACCCCTCGAGGAGTTCGGGCCACAGCATGAGACCAATCCGGTCTCCCTTCAACATGAACCGCTCGGGTCCTGCGAGGGGGAACAGCCCCCTCCCCCGGAGACAGCCGGTCCGGGGGAGGAGGAATCACGCGGGACGGCGATGGCTCAGGCCGGGACGCCGTCCTTGTCGGCGCGCTCCCAGTGCCGGTGCTTCGCGATGGCCGCGACGAACGTGGAGATGAAGGCGCCACCGTCCGCGCCCGCCTCGGTCGCGACGACGCCGGGAGCATTCACGGCGATCCCCGCGGCCCGGAGCAGCTCGAGCCCCTCCTTCGTCGCCCCGAGCGCCTTGCAGTGCCGGTAGGCCTCCTGGACGAAGTGCAGCGCATCCCCATCCTTCTTCAGTGCCGCCACGCTCGCGGCGCCACCGGGGATGAAGACGGCGTCGTACTCGATGGACGCCGTCGTCGGGGCGCTCTTGTCGACCTCCACGGGCTGTCCCCCCGCCCCCTTCACCGTGCCGAGGCGCTTCGCGATGACCTTGACCTTCGCGCCCATCTTCTCGATCGCCGCCCGCACGCTCGCGAGCTCGGCGGCATCGACCCCGTCCGCGACGAGCGCCGCGATGCGCCGCGTCTGGATGGACTCCTTCTTCAGGTTCTCGATGCTGAGGGCCGGAGACTTCTCCAGCTTCCCCTTCGGGGTGACGGACGCCCTGGGCACCGGCAGGCCGAGCCCCTCGGCCACCCGCGTCACCAGCTCCCCGTCGATGTTCGCGAGGATCCGCTCGACGACGCGCTGG
This is a stretch of genomic DNA from Archangium violaceum. It encodes these proteins:
- a CDS encoding beta-propeller fold lactonase family protein; the protein is MRTRSPASGRNSWRAVLTAVLLAGLAAGREASAEAFTLFESGQVRPLALSPSGRFLYAVNTPDNRLEIFQIQAGNLTHRASVPVGLEPVAVAARSDEEVWVVNHLSDSVSVVRLNALGTGGAVVRTLLVGDEPRDIVFAGPGKSRAFITAAHRGQNAPFDPQLTTPGIGRADVWVFDANVLGTSLGGAPLTIVSLFSDTPRALAVTPDGSRVYAAAFHSGNRTTVIHESLVPNGGEAVGGVPGPNTNFEGVPGTEVSVIVKFNGQDWVDVLNRPWTDKVRFSLPDKDVFVIDATANPPAQLSGPAGFYSGVGTILFNMAVNPVSGKVYVSNTEARNDLRFEGPGLFAGSSLRGHLHESRISVLSSAGVAPRHLNKHINYNVCCAPIPNPENEKSLAQPMGMAVSSNGSTLYVAAFGSSKIGVYPTAALEADTFVPSTANQILLSGGGPTGMVLDESCGRMYVLTRFDNAISVVDTTTRQEIGHLPMYNPEPASVVAGRPFLYDARKSSSHGDSSCASCHIFGDFDSLTWDLGNPDAAVKANLNPVVPVLPEFGTDPTFGQDTRFHPLKGPLSTQSLRGMANHGPMHWRGDRTAANEAPTAQPDSGAYDEVAAFKQFNPAFMDLLGRNAQLTPGEMQKFSDFILQVMYPPNPIRNLDNSLTPAQQAGKDFFVNTTSFFQGPCESCHRLDPHANPEKGLFAGFFGTDGRSSFDAEPLFPKVPHLRNMYQKVGMFGAGFGFGSVEADPFLGDQVRGIGFNSDGAIPTLFLFNSGFDFHPIFNTPGIPVTPEGTAAKRNMELFMLAFDSNLAPIVGQQVTLTATSSTVVGPRINLLLSRANAGECDLVAKGRIAGKEVGFLYLGNGQFASDRQAHPSTTDVALRASVVSGGGALTYTCTPPGSGRRIGIDRDLDGFLDGDERVAGSSPADPHSTP
- a CDS encoding VOC family protein, with amino-acid sequence MATKKTSKAAERIRTVAKKVAKKVASKAPVKRRAKVQPIPKGYHVITPSLVVRGAAQAIEFYKKAFGAKDLSRMNGPDGKVLHAEIKIGDSIVMLGDEFPNMGAKSPESVGGTSSSLMIYTRDVDALFNQAVAAGAKVSMPVSDMFWGDRYGTVIDPFGHQWQLATHKEDITPKEMARRAAAAMSGPPQNG